In a genomic window of Curtobacterium flaccumfaciens pv. betae:
- a CDS encoding flagellar biosynthesis protein FlhB: protein MSDSGERSEQATQQRMREVHEKGQIGRSQDLGAWIGIAVAALMIPAAIGNAAAAGQDQLLAVQRVIEDPELGAVQALLADALGSMGATLGPMLAVVAVAVLAAAVTQGGVHFRKMTPQPDHFDPIAGLKRVFGTQALWNGAKALLKTAVVGLVLWFAVQGLMPVLMTSGSLPLSAVLEAAAAGSGTLLRAAIVAGLVLAALDVFVVIRRNRKRTMMTKREVKDENKRSDGDPLVKSQRRSRQLAMSRNRMIQAIGTADVVMTNPTHYAVAIKYEPGKSAPRVVAKGAGPVADVIRARAEEERVPIVRDVPLTRALHATCELGHEIPVDLYTPVARVLSFVMALKARGTAAGTHAPPRPTTPDEVASVIDPATLTGDLRPRRLRTPRTAENQTEGLPA from the coding sequence CGGTCGCTCGCAGGACCTCGGCGCGTGGATCGGGATCGCCGTCGCGGCGCTCATGATCCCGGCCGCGATCGGCAACGCCGCGGCCGCCGGACAGGACCAGCTCCTCGCCGTGCAGCGCGTCATCGAGGACCCCGAGCTCGGTGCCGTGCAGGCCCTGCTCGCCGATGCCCTCGGTTCGATGGGTGCGACCCTCGGCCCGATGCTCGCGGTCGTCGCGGTCGCGGTGCTCGCCGCCGCCGTCACCCAGGGCGGGGTGCACTTCCGCAAGATGACGCCGCAGCCCGACCACTTCGATCCGATCGCCGGACTGAAGCGCGTGTTCGGCACCCAGGCGCTCTGGAACGGGGCGAAGGCGCTGCTGAAGACCGCCGTCGTCGGGCTCGTCCTGTGGTTCGCGGTGCAGGGGCTCATGCCGGTCCTGATGACGAGCGGCTCGCTGCCGCTGTCGGCCGTGCTCGAGGCCGCCGCCGCCGGGTCCGGCACCCTGCTGCGCGCCGCGATCGTCGCCGGGCTCGTCCTCGCAGCCCTCGACGTGTTCGTGGTGATCCGCCGCAACCGGAAGCGCACGATGATGACCAAGCGCGAGGTCAAGGACGAGAACAAGCGGAGCGACGGCGACCCGCTGGTGAAGTCGCAGCGCCGCTCCCGTCAGCTCGCGATGAGCCGCAACCGGATGATCCAGGCCATCGGCACCGCGGACGTCGTGATGACGAACCCGACCCACTACGCCGTCGCGATCAAGTACGAGCCGGGGAAGTCCGCGCCCCGGGTGGTGGCGAAGGGGGCCGGCCCGGTCGCCGACGTGATCCGCGCCCGTGCCGAGGAAGAGCGGGTGCCGATCGTCCGCGACGTCCCGCTCACCCGGGCACTGCACGCCACGTGCGAGCTCGGGCACGAGATCCCCGTCGACCTGTACACGCCCGTGGCCCGCGTCCTGTCCTTCGTGATGGCGCTCAAGGCGCGCGGCACCGCGGCCGGCACGCACGCGCCGCCGCGGCCGACCACCCCGGACGAGGTCGCGAGCGTCATCGACCCCGCCACCCTGACCGGGGACCTCCGCCCCCGCAGGCTCCGCACACCGCGCACCGCAGAGAACCAGACCGAAGGACTCCCCGCATGA